The Neorhizobium sp. NCHU2750 genome contains the following window.
GCCTTTTCCATGTCGTCATCGCCACGCACGCCGGCAAGCTTGATCAGCATCGGAAGGTTCATGCCGGCGATCACTTCGGTCTTGCCGCTTTCCATCACCGAAATCGAAAGGTTGGATGGAGTGCCGCCGAACATGTCGGTCAGGATGATCACGCCGCTACCGGCATTGGCGCGACCGACGGCATCAAGAATATCCTGCCGCCGCTGATCCATATCGTCCTCGGGACCGATGCAGACAGTTTCGATGAATTTCTGAGGTCCGACGACATGCTCGACGGCGTGCCGGAATTCCTCAGCCAGCTTGCCATGGGTGACAAGCACCAGTCCGATCATGAAAATACGTCCCCTGATTTCAAAACTCGCGGCCCATATCGCAACGCACTGGCGCCGTCCAGCGGCGGGATGCCATCTTCGCCAACTGGAATTGAAGTTCAAGTTAAAAAATCAGGCAATAGAGTCACCAAATTGATGCTTGTGCACGCCAGGAGGGCATCATCGCGCCGATGACCGCAAGCGGATCGGTTGCCGTATTGGCAAGCCGGATCATCGGCAGCACGCCGATACCGGCAAGCTGAAACCGCTCGTCCTCCGGCGGAAGACGCTCCGTGTCGGCCAGCGAAACCACCTTGATCGCGAGGTCGAGAGGAGCCGTTTCGACATGCTCCATATGAACGATGCCGCTGCCCCTTATTTCCATCAAGCCGGCAATCGCGGCCGGGCAGGAGGCAAATATTCTGCCGTCCCGGCCGTCGACCAGTACCTGATCGTCCGCCACCAGGGCCGCTGCAACATTATGCCGGCGGGCGATGGCGAGACAGGAAAGAGCGGCCATCGACTTGCCGATCCCGGAAGGGCCGATGAAAAGCAGGCCGCGGCCATCCACGACGATGGCAGTCGCATGGATATTGCGGATCGCGCCTGTCACGGAGCGTTGCCTGCGGGCAGCGAGAGCGTGAAGCGTGCGCCGATCAGTTCCTGCGACTTGCCATGCAGGTTTTCAGCCCTGAGGCTGCCGCCATGGGCCTCGGCGATCTGCCGGCTGATCGACAGGCCGAGACCGGAATTCTGCCCGAAGCTCTCGCCGTCCGGCCTGTCCGTATAGAACCGCTCGAAGATCCGGTCGATATTTTCAGCCTGGATGCCCGGACCGTTGTCATCGACGGTGATCACTACTTTGTCCTTGGCCCGGACGAGACGGATCGACAGCCTGCCGCCTTTTTCGGGAACGAAGGAGCGGGCATTCTCGATCAGGTTCGTGATTATCTGCCCGAGACGCAGATCGTGCCCGTTGACCATGTAGATATTGCGGTCGCCCGTCTTGTGTTCGCCCGCCTTGTGCTCGATCGAAAGGTCGATTTCCACCGGTTTGCGCCCGGTTCTGATTTGCTTGGAAATGTCGACGAGGTTCGACAGCAGCGTCTCCATGTCGACGGGCGACGAATCCGTGCGGGCGAGTTCCGCATCCAGCCGCGACGCATCGGAAATGTCGCTGATCAGCCGGTCGAGACGTCTTACGTCATGAAAGATGATATCCGTCAGCCGCTGTTTCGATTCATCCGACTTGGCAAGCGGCAGCGTCTCGACCGCACTTCTGAGCGACGTCAGCGGGTTCTTCAGCTCATGGCTGACATCCGCAGCGAAACTCTCGATTGCGTCGATGCGGTCGTAAAGCGCGTTGGTCATGTCGCGCACCGCAATGGAAAGGTTGCCGATCTCATCCTGTCGGTAGGAGAAGTCGGGGATTTCCTCGCGCTGCTTGGCGCCCCTCCGCACCCGGATCGCCGCTGCCGAAAGCCGGCGCAGCGGATTGGCGATCGTCGACGACAGAAGCAGCGACAGCACCACATTGACCAGTGTCGCGACGCCGAACACGCGCATGATCGCCAGGCGCTCGGCATGCACGATCTTGTCGATGTCGCCGGCTTGGGTGGAGAGCAGAAGCACGCCGAGAACGGCGCGAAAACGCTGGACCGGGACCGCGACGGAAACGATGAGTTCCCCCCGCTCGGTAATGCGCACCAGCGCGCCGCGCACGCCGGTCAATGCGTTCATCACTTCCGGATAGATCGATCCGTCGCCGCCCGGTGCTTCCTTGTAGATCGGCAGGTTGCCCGGCTGCAGCAGCCGGTTGAACATGCCCGACATCCATTCGCTCCAGGTCTGCGTCTCGTTTTCCACCGGCGGCAGGTCGTAGCGGAGAACCTGACCGCGGGAATAGAGATGGCGCGAATCGAGCAGCAGATTGGCATCGGCATCAAAAAGCCGTGCGCGCGTCCGTGTCGGTGAAATCAGCCGGCGCAGCACCGGCGCAACCCGCTCCGGATCGATCGGGAAATCGAGGTCCTCGTCGTTCGGCACCGGCGTGATGCTTTGCCCGGCCTGCAGTTCGAGAAGCTTTTCCGGGTCGATGGTGATCGAGTTTGTATCGACCGAGGCGGAAGCGGAAATCGCCGCCGCGATGATTTCGCCCTGCGTCAGCAGGCTTTCGACGCGGGCATCGATCAGGCCTTCGCGGAACTGGTTGAGATAGAGGATGCCCGCCACCAGCACCACGGTTGCCGCGATGTTGAAGAACAGGATGCGCCGGGTGAGGCTCGAAAATACCGCGTGGCCGAACAGGCGCCGGATGATGGTGAAGACATGCGGCAGGTGTCGGCGAGCGCTGCGCTTCGCCGGTCCCGATTCCGTTGGCTGGTTTTCGAGCAGTCTGTCTGCCACGTTCAATCCTTCTACCGGGCCAGTCTATCGCCGACCCGGTCGTGGCTTCAAGTTAACCTGTTGTAACCCTTCGCTCAGGCTGCTTCGCGGAAGCGATAGCCGACGCCATAGAGCGTTTCGATCATGTCGAAATCGGTGTCAACCATCTTGAACTTCTTGCGAAGCCGCTTGATGTGGCTGTCGATCGTGCGGTCGTCGACATAGACCTGCTCGTCATAGGCGGCATCCATCAGCGCGTCGCGGCTCTTCACGACGCCCGGCCGCTGCGCCAGCGAATGGAGGATGAGGAATTCGGTCACCGTCAGAGTAACGGGCTCGCCCTTCCAGGTGCAGGTATGGCGTTCCTGGTCCATCAGAAGCTGCCCACGCTCCAGGGTACGGGCTGCCTGCTGGTCAGGTGTCGGCTTGGCGCCCGGCACCTGGAGGTCCCGTGTGCCGGCGCGGCGAAGGATAGCCTTGACC
Protein-coding sequences here:
- a CDS encoding HPr kinase/phosphorylase; its protein translation is MTGAIRNIHATAIVVDGRGLLFIGPSGIGKSMAALSCLAIARRHNVAAALVADDQVLVDGRDGRIFASCPAAIAGLMEIRGSGIVHMEHVETAPLDLAIKVVSLADTERLPPEDERFQLAGIGVLPMIRLANTATDPLAVIGAMMPSWRAQASIW
- a CDS encoding sensor histidine kinase, with the protein product MPHVFTIIRRLFGHAVFSSLTRRILFFNIAATVVLVAGILYLNQFREGLIDARVESLLTQGEIIAAAISASASVDTNSITIDPEKLLELQAGQSITPVPNDEDLDFPIDPERVAPVLRRLISPTRTRARLFDADANLLLDSRHLYSRGQVLRYDLPPVENETQTWSEWMSGMFNRLLQPGNLPIYKEAPGGDGSIYPEVMNALTGVRGALVRITERGELIVSVAVPVQRFRAVLGVLLLSTQAGDIDKIVHAERLAIMRVFGVATLVNVVLSLLLSSTIANPLRRLSAAAIRVRRGAKQREEIPDFSYRQDEIGNLSIAVRDMTNALYDRIDAIESFAADVSHELKNPLTSLRSAVETLPLAKSDESKQRLTDIIFHDVRRLDRLISDISDASRLDAELARTDSSPVDMETLLSNLVDISKQIRTGRKPVEIDLSIEHKAGEHKTGDRNIYMVNGHDLRLGQIITNLIENARSFVPEKGGRLSIRLVRAKDKVVITVDDNGPGIQAENIDRIFERFYTDRPDGESFGQNSGLGLSISRQIAEAHGGSLRAENLHGKSQELIGARFTLSLPAGNAP
- a CDS encoding response regulator transcription factor, whose translation is MQTIALVDDDRNILTSVSIALEAEGYKVETYTDGASALDGLVARPPQLAIFDIKMPRMDGMELLRRLRQKSDLPVIFLTSKDEEIDELFGLKMGADDFITKPFSQRLLVERVKAILRRAGTRDLQVPGAKPTPDQQAARTLERGQLLMDQERHTCTWKGEPVTLTVTEFLILHSLAQRPGVVKSRDALMDAAYDEQVYVDDRTIDSHIKRLRKKFKMVDTDFDMIETLYGVGYRFREAA
- a CDS encoding PTS sugar transporter subunit IIA, whose translation is MIGLVLVTHGKLAEEFRHAVEHVVGPQKFIETVCIGPEDDMDQRRQDILDAVGRANAGSGVIILTDMFGGTPSNLSISVMESGKTEVIAGMNLPMLIKLAGVRGDDDMEKALVEASDAGRKYINVASRVLSGK